The Acropora muricata isolate sample 2 chromosome 5, ASM3666990v1, whole genome shotgun sequence genome includes a window with the following:
- the LOC136917766 gene encoding tolloid-like protein 1, producing MFRLVISIVFSLAFYGFTLVDSDDEDYDPCKADDIVQGDIAVSSRELHRSRLKRAATAHKQRLWRDGVIPFRIDDSYTGDQKATIIHAMRHWENLTCLSFVERTTEKDYVFFHKGRCGCCSYVGRKGNGRQGISIGKNCDKLGIVVHEIGHTVGFWHEHTRPDRGEFVDIVRENIKKGEEHNFLQLSSTEINSRSERYDYGSIMHYGKSTFAKEADQVTIIPKKDPVTGLIPEIGQRKQLSPGDIRQTVKMYMCAECGKTLQEPSGTFASPGFPRTLPNKVCDWRISMTPGERISLNFTAFDLRRTSSKCKDEYLEVRDGHSRTSPLIGKYCGRRKPPSIWSSGSRMWIRYSSGQTATRQGFKATYRAVCGGRISTNQGTIQSPKYPDWYPSNTKCTWTIYLPEHFRVGIRFNAFDIESHNNCMYDYLQIYDGPNETSSLLGRFCGKNLPGDLKGNSSQLTIQFSSDGTINKPGFCLHFFSETNECRNNNGGCEQICRDTLGGHQCSCHPGFELRSNNRNCEAACGGTLTATSGNITSPSYPENYPKNKRCLWKISGPKGQTVSFQFHEFQLEGAANGACRYDYVEIRDKEEKVLGKFCGGRIPQIVASSSNVMWVEFKSDHTQSRKGFTAFYYADENECQNNNGGCQDNCVNTVGSYICSCREGFLLQRDKHSCKEVSHCGSTLTALRGEITSPNYPGPYPSGRDCTWKILVTPGSHIQLTFRYMDIEEQQNCVSDYVEVFAGTSSQSESLGRYCGKQWPGMLRSRVHKMGVKFRSNRRINSKGFRAQYKAVCGAQLHASNNRRQFFSHPNHKNENYGPNLHCQWLLTARSGYIIRLRFKEFELENEKLCAYDYAIIRDGSNSTSPLIERLCGHGSPNSSREFVSTGNRMWIQFRTDVTTQKKGFIAEYSRLHNREKNSGGS from the exons ATGTTTCGCCTGGTCATTTCGATTGTGTTTTCCCTTGCATTTTACGGATTCACGCTGGTAGATTCCGACGATGAAGACTACGACCCTTGCAAAGCTG ATGACATTGTTCAAGGAGATATTGCGGTCTCATCTCGCGAACTTCATCGCAGTAGGCTTAAAAGGGCAGCAACGGCTCATAAACAGAGACTGTGGCGAGACGGAGTGATTCCTTTCAGAATAGACGACTCATACACAG GTGACCAGAAAGCAACCATCATCCACGCTATGCGCCATTGGGAAAACCTCACTTGCCTTTCATTCGTTGAGCGAACGACGGAGAAAGATTATGTCTTCTTTCACAAAGGGCGTTGTGG GTGTTGCTCGTACGTTGGGCGAAAAGGAAACGGACGTCAAGGCATTTCCATCGGGAAAAATTGTGATAAGTTGGGCATTGTGGTGCATGAGATAGGTCATACGGTTGGCTTCTGGCATGAACACACGAGACCCGACAGAGGAGAATTTGTAGATATTGTAAGAGAGAACATAAAAAAAG GAGAAGAACACAACTTTCTTCAGCTAAGTTCTACAGAAATCAACTCACGCAGTGAGCGTTATGATTATGGTTCCATCATGCATTACGGGAAAAGCACCTTCGCGAAAGAAGCCGATCAGGTCACCATTATACCAAAAAAAGATCCAGTAACAGGATTAATCCCAGAAATTGGACAAAGAAAGCAACTTAGCCCGGGAGATATTCGACAAACTGTTAAAATGTACATGTGTGCAG AATGTGGAAAAACGCTTCAAGAACCCTCAGGAACATTCGCCTCACCTGGCTTTCCACGGACCTTACCGAATAAAGTTTGTGATTGGCGTATATCGATGACTCCTGGTGAACGCATCTCATTGAACTTTACGGCGTTTGATCTCAGACGGACGTCCAGCAAATGTAAAGACGAGTACTTGGAGGTGCGGGATGGCCATTCGAGAACGTCGCCTTTGATTGGGAAATATTGTGGCCGAAGAAAGCCTCCCTCTATATGGTCAAGTGGAAGTAGAATGTGGATAAGATATTCTTCAGGGCAAACAGCTACCCGGCAGGGCTTTAAGGCAACTTACAGAG CCGTATGTGGAGGTCGTATAAGCACAAACCAAGGAACAATCCAGTCACCCAAGTACCCTGATTGGTATCCGTCAAACACCAAATGTACGTGGACAATATATTTACCTGAG CATTTTAGGGTTGGAATACGTTTCAATGCTTTTGATATAGAGAGTCACAACAACTGTATGTATGATTATCTTCAAATCTATGATGGACCAAACGAGACTTCATCTCTATTGGGCCGATTTTGCGGTAAAAATCTTCCAGGAGATCTTAAAGGTAACAGCAGTCAATTAACCATACAGTTTTCATCGGATGGAACCATCAACAAGCCTGGATTTTGCTTACATTTTTTCTCAG AGACTAATGAGTGCAGAAATAACAACGGTGGATGTGAGCAAATTTGTCGAGATACTCTTGGTGGACACCAGTGTTCATGTCACCCTGGTTTCGAACTGAGGTCGAATAATAGAAATTGTGAAG CTGCCTGTGGAGGAACGCTTACAGCAACGAGCGGTAACATTACATCGCCTAGTTACCCAGAAAACTATCCAAAAAACAAACGATGCCTTTGGAAAATCTCAGGACCAAAGGGACAAACAGTTTCATTTCAGTTTCACGAATTCCAGTTGGAAGGAGCAGCCAATGGG GCATGTCGCTATGACTACGTCGAAATAAGAGACAAGGAAGAGAAAGTTCTTGGCAAATTCTGTGGGGGTAGAATTCCACAGATTGTCGCTTCTTCATCAAATGTTATGTGGGTAGAGTTTAAATCTGACCACACCCAGTCCAGAAAAGGATTCACTGCTTTCTATTACGCAG ATGAAAACGAATGCCAGAATAATAATGGTGGGTGCCAGGACAACTGTGTCAATACAGTCGGCAGCTACATTTGTTCTTGCAGAGAAGGATTTCTATTACAGCGAGACAAGCACAGTTGCAAAGAAG TGAGTCATTGCGGTTCCACGCTTACAGCTCTGAGGGGAGAGATAACCTCGCCTAACTATCCTGGGCCTTATCCCTCTGGAAGAGACTGCACGTGGAAAATTTTGGTTACACCAGGAAGTCACATCCAGCTTACTTTTCGG TATATGGATATCGAGGAACAACAGAACTGCGTTTCTGATTACGTCGAAGTGTTCGCTGGAACAAGCTCACAGTCGGAAAGTCTGGGGCGATACTGTGGCAAGCAATGGCCAGGAATGTTGAGATCAAGAGTTCACAAAATGGGGGTCAAGTTCCGCTCAAATAGAAGAATAAATTCGAAGGGCTTTAGAGCACAATATAAGGCAG TATGCGGGGCACAACTCCACGCTTCAAACAACAGACGACAGTTCTTCTCTCACCCGAatcataaaaatgaaaactatgGACCAAATCTCCACTGCCAATGGCTATTAACTGCTCGTTCAGGGTACATCATCCGCCTGCGATTCAAGGAGTTTGAATTAGAAAACGAAAAGCTTTGTGCGTACGATTACGCTATAATTCGTGACGGTAGTAACAGTACTTCACCATTAATAGAACGGCTATGCGGGCATGGATCACCGAATTCTAGTCGCGAATTTGTCTCAACTGGAAATCGAATGTGGATTCAATTTCGTACTGATGTGACAACCCAAAAGAAAGGGTTTATTGCTGAGTATTCAAGATTGCACAATAGAGAAAAGAATTCTGGTGGCTCGTGA
- the LOC136917768 gene encoding monocarboxylate transporter 10-like, translating into MRSREVQVFGLESSGHTPRSRTDSCWSWLVCIAGTVSVVIVVGLVSSFGLLLPIWMETFQANRQQIAWIGSLYISSGCILYPVGCYLTGRFGYRFAAALGSTVGIIGFTLASFSSKVWMLYLTYGIFAGFGHIMIYNSCFLVVLQYFAKWRSLAVSIVASGSALGMLAMSQLTQTVLSAFDWQWTVRGFSGLYFVCGLCSTLFVPLENQGETRKSDDMNKEEDRAPPLYRNISFIIFLISITMLLMVNFVPHVHIIQYCAQELDIPSSKSSMLYTYYAIASFFSRHLFCKLGDYINRLYLYQVGMTICGLSVVCLPLARSFGSVVALFVVNGLFEGSMNGQWSLLLYECVGRNKVDQAMGYFSVCTGVGFAIGPSLAGLMADEFGSYAPSFYTAGALGILGATMGCLVSFTKHKTQSHNNEDISSDDFLLVSEKVTVL; encoded by the exons ATGCGAAGCAGAGAAGTTCAGGTCTTTGGGCTCGAAAGTTCAGGTCATACGCCCCGGAGCCGTACTGACAGTTGTTGGTCATGGCTGGTATGCATAGCTGGAACAGTATCAGTTGTAATCGTGGTTGGTTTAGTTTCTAGTTTTGGCTTACTTCTGCCCATTTGGATGGAAACGTTTCAAGCAAATCGGCAACAAATAG CATGGATTGGCAGTCTATATATTTCCTCGGGATGCATCCTTTATCCCGTTGGTTGTTACCTCACGGGTCGTTTTGGTTACCGATTTGCGGCCGCACTGGGTTCCACTGTGGGAATCATTGGGTTTACTTTGGCATCGTTTTCCTCTAAAGTGTGGATGCTATATCTCACATACGGAATTTTCGCAGGATTTGGACATATAATGATCTACAATTCATGCTTTCTAGTAGTTCTTCAGTACTTCGCTAAGTGGCGCTCATTGGCTGTTAGCATTGTAGCATCGGGGTCAGCTTTGGGCATGCTAGCTATGAGCCAACTCACACAAACTGTGTTAAGTGCATTTGATTGGCAATGGACAGTCAGAGGGTTTTCTGGTCTCTATTTCGTGTGTGGACTATGCTCAACTTTATTTGTGCCTTTAGAAAACCAAGGAGAGACAAGGAAGAGTGACGACATGAACAAAGAGGAAGATAGAGCACCTCCTTTATATCGCAACATTTCCTTCATAATCTTCTTGATTTCCATAACCATGTTACTTATGGTGAACTTTGTGCCACACGTACACATA atACAATATTGTGCCCAGGAACTTGACATTCCGTCCAGCAAGTCGTCAATGCTTTATACTTACTACGCCATCGCTTCGTTCTTTAGTCGACACTTGTTCTGCAAACTGGGAGACTACATCAATAGACTTTACCTTTACCAAGTGGGAATGACAATATGCGGGCTATCTGTAGTTTGTTTACCATTGGCACGGTCTTTCGGATCTGTGGTAGCTCTTTTCGTGGTCAATGGACTATTTGAGGGGAGTATGAATGGGCAATGGTCTTTACTGCTTTATGAATGCGTTGGGAGAAACAAAGTCGATCAAGCCATGGGATATTTCAGCGTTTGCACTGGTGTGGGTTTTGCAATAGGACCATCGCTTGCTG GATTGATGGCTGATGAATTCGGGTCGTATGCTCCATCCTTCTACACAGCCGGCGCATTGGGAATACTGGGAGCCACAATGGGCTGCCTCGTTTCATTTACAAAACACAAGACTCAAAGTCATAACAATGAAGATATCTCTTCTGATGACTTCCTCCTAGTTAGTGAAAAAGTTACAGTACTGTAA